The DNA segment AGCCCTCGCCCAGCTCACGCGCGTACATCCCGACTCGCGCGGCGGCGAACACGAGCTTGCGGCCCGCGAACGCGCCCTCGACAGGGCGGACGACGACGTAGTCGATGTCGGCGCCGACGGCAGCGGCGAGGTTGCTGGGCAGTGTCCAGGGCGTCGTGGTCCAGACGACCAGCTCGGCGCCCGCCAGGTCACCGGGACCGTCGACGAGCGGGAACGTCACGGTGAGCGCGGGGTCCTGGCGCATCGCGTAGACGTCGTCGTCCATGCGGAGCTCGTGGTTGGACAGCGGCGTCTCGTCGCGCCAGCAGTACGGCAGCACGCGGAAGCCCTCGTACGCGAGGCCCTTGTCGTACAGCGTCTTGAAGCCCCAGATGACGGACTCCATGAAGGTCACGTCGAGCGTCTTGTAGTCGTTCTCGAAGTCGACCCAGCGGGCCTGGCGGGTGACGTACTCCTCCCACTCCTTCGTGTACTTCAGCACCGAGGTCTTGCAGGCGTCGTTGAACTGGGCGATGCCCATCTCCTCGATCTGCGACTTGTCGGTGATGCCAAGGATGCGCTCGGCCTCGAGCTCCGCGGGAAGGCCATGGGTGTCCCAGCCGAAGCGACGCTCGACCTTCTTGCCGCGCATCGTCTCGAAGCGGGGCACGACGTCCTTGACGTAGCCCGTGAGGAGGTGGCCGTAGTGCGGCAGGCCGTTGGCGAACGGCGGGCCGTCGTAGAAGACGAACTCCTCCGCGTCGGCTCGGTTGTCGATCGACGCCTGGAAGGTGCCGTCCTCCTTCCAGTACGCGAGCACGTCCTCCTCGATGGAGGGGAAGCTCGGCGAGGCGGGGACCTCGGCGTCGGGACGGTGGAGCGGATAGCGGGCGTCGGCCATGTGGAGGCTGTCCTTCGGTGGTGCGTCTGGCGGTGCGTCGACTCGGGGGCCGTGGGGCTGGCTGCCTCAGGGCCGCTCTGCGAGGACGCTCGGGGCCGGCCGTGACCGGTCCGCTCGCGCGGTACCACCTCGCTTGCCACTCTCCCCTGCCGTGCAGGCGGATCGCGGCCGCTCGTGCCCCGCTTCCACGGGACGGACGCTGTGACGGGCTGCCCGTGCGGTTCTACTCCCCGATACTCATGCCACGGGTTTCTTCCGCAAGCTCGCCGGTGATGGCCGGGTCGACGCTGGTGGGTCAAGTGTAGCGGGCGAGCCTTCGCCCGGGCACCGGGTGATGTGAGACGCATCACCGGGTACTCGACACGCGTCGCCTGGAATATCTACGCTGGAGTCACTGGTTGCACCTATCTCAGGATCCACGCGATCCGGCCGGGCGGCGTTGCCCTTCACGCGCCGCCCCCGTCGCCAGCGGGTCAGGCGCTCGTCCCCTTGCCTTCGTCCCCGCATTGGAAGCCCTGAATTGTCCTCGAACACCCGCACCCTGGAGCTGCCCGGGCTCGACGCGCTCCTCGCGCACGCGCCCGACGCGCGGCCCGGCCCCGCCGGGCCCCACGAGCACGAGCCCACGACCGCAGCGATCCCCGTCCTCGGGGGCACCGAGGCCGTCGTCATCGACGAGCCCGAGCGTGCCCACCGCTCGCTCGCGGCGCTCACGCTGTCCCCCCGCCGCGCGAAGCTCGCGCTGCTCGTCCTCGCCGCCGGCGCCTTCGCGACCGGCGCCAACGAGGCGTCGATCATCGCGCTCAGCCCCGCGATCGCGAGCGGCCTCGGCGTGCCCGTCGCGCAGGTCGGCCTGCTCGCGACCGCCTTCGCGCTCACGGTCGTGATCGCGGCGGTGCCGCTCACGCTGCTGACCGCACGGCTCGCGCCCCGCACGACGCTCACGGCCACGCTCGCGCTGTGGACCACGGGCGTGACGATCGCCGCGACCGCGGGCACCTTCGTGCAGCTGGCCGGCGGGCGCATCGTCTCCGCCGCCGCCCACGCCCTGTTCTGGGCGCTCGTCGCGCCCACGGCGGCCAACCTCTTCGCCCCGCACCTGCGGGCCATGACGGTGACCCGCATCATGGTCGGCGGCGCCGCCGCGGGCGTCATCGGCACGCCTCTGGTGACGATCGCGGGAGAGCGAATCGGCTGGCAGGCGCCGTACTGGGCGTTCGCGGCGATCGGAGTCGTCCTTGCCATCGCGCTCGCGCTCACGCTCCCCGGCCCGGTGAAGGATGACTCCGCCGAGCCGGACGACGAGCCCCCCGCCGCCGAGCACACGCGCGGAGACGTCCCGTCGATGGCTCACTTCCTCCGCGTCCTCGCGGTGACCTTCACCGTCCAGGTCGCCATGTCCTCGACCTGGACGTACATCGCGTCCTACTTCGGCGAGGTGGCAGGCATGCCGTCGTCCACGCTGCCCGCGCTCTTCGCGCTCGGCGGGGTGATCGGCGTGGCCTCCACGCTCGCGATCGGCCCCCTGCTCGCGCGCCGCGCGGTCCACAGCGTCGGGCTCGGCATCATCGGCATCGGCCTGGCCTGGGTGCTGCTCGCCACCGGCACGGTCTGGGGAGCGGTCGGCGGCCAGATCTTCCAGGCCGCAGGTTGGGCCGTGCTGGTCGCCGCGCTGCTCAACTGGGCGATGCGCCACACCCCCTGGCGCACCGACGTCGGGGCCAGCACGTTCATGGTCACCGCGAACTCCGGCGCGGCGCTCGGCCCGGTCCTCGGCGGCATCGTCCTCGCGTCGATGGGCCTCGCCGCCCTGCCGCTGCTCTCTCTCGTGCTCACCGGCGTCGCCGCGACCATCATCGCCACCGTCGACCCCAAGGTGCTGCGCCGGCTCGGCGTCGCGCGCAGCGTCCGCACCGCGCTCGAGCGCAGCCAGCAGCTGCGCGCCAAGCGCGAGGAGTGGTCGCGCCGCACCGGCAGCACCGCGCCGCGACCCGTCGCCGCGGCCTGGGCCGTCGGCCAGAATGCCGCCCGCCACGCGGGCCAGGGCGCGCGCACGCTCACCCAGGGCGCGGTCGCGGCCTCCCGTGCCACCGCGAACGCCACGGCGAAGGCCGGCGTCAAGGCGGGCGAGGCAACCAGGTCGGCCGCCTACCTCCACATCGCCTCGCTCCAGGCGCTCGATCCCTACCGCGAGGATCCGTACGGCAACCGCCCGTACGGCAACGACCCCTACGACGGGGAACCGTTCCGCGACGAGTCCTGAGCGACTGCGCGGCCCCGAAGCCGGGACCTTCCGCTTCGACATCAGGCGGCCTGGAACCGTACGATCAATTGCCGCGTTTCCTGCGCGGATACCCCACCCCGGCGAGGCCCCGACCTCGGCGTCCACATCCCCTGACCCACCCCCGGCATCGTCCCTTGATGCTGCCCCGAGACCCGTCGAGGTTCACCGCCGTTGTCCGCCACGACCCGCACTCTGGAGATGGCCGCGCTCGATGAGCTGCTGCACTCCGACGAGCCTGCGCACCCGGCGGCGACGGAGGCCTACGACCCCGAGCCGACCACGGTCGCGATCCCCGTCACGGGAGTGATCGACGCGGTCGTCGTGGACGAGCCGGAGCCTGGAGCCCGCTCCCTCGCAGCGCTGACCCTGTCCCCTCGGCGGGCCAAGACCGCGCTCATGGTGCTCGCGGGCGCGGCTTTCGCCGCGGGCGTGAACGAGGGCGCGATCGTCGCGCTCACGCCCGCGATCGCGGACGACCTCGGCATCGCCGTCGCTCAGGTCGGACTGCTCGCCACCGCCTTCGCGCTCACGGTCGTGGTCGCCGCCGTGCCCCTGACGATGCTGGCCGGGCGGCTCTCGAAGCGCACGACGCTGACCGCGACGTTCGCGGTGTGGACCACGGGCGTCGTGATCGCCGCGACGGCGCACTCGTTCGCGCAGCTCGCCGCAGGCCGCATGGTGACCGCCGCGGCGCACGGACTCTTCTGGGGCGTCGTCGCGCCCACGGCCGCGAGCCTCTTCGCGCCTCACCTGCGCGCGATGACCGTGACGCGCGTGATGGTCGGCGCGTCCGTCGCGGGCGTCATCGGCACGCCGCTCGTCACCGTGGTCGGCGAGACCGTCGGCTGGCATGAGCCGTTCTGGGCGCTCGCCGTGCTCGGGCTCGCGCTCGTCGTCGCGCTCCCGCTGGTCCTGCCCGGCCCCGTCAAGGACGAGCACGAGGACGACGACGAGGGCGTGGACCCGCCCCCGGTCCACCACACGATCGGTGACGTGCCGTCGCTCAAGCACTTCCTGAGAGTCCTCGTCGTCACGTTCGGCATGCAGATCGGCATGGCGATCACGTGGACGTACATCGTCGCCTACTACACCGGGGCCGCGGGCCTGCCTCCCGGCGCGGTGCCACTGCTGTTCTCTCTCGGCGGGATGGTCGGGGTCGCCGCGACGCTGCTCATCAGCCCGTTCCTCGCCCGGCACGCGGTGCAGACGGTCGGCCTCGGCATCCTCGGCGTCGTGCTCGCGTACGTTCTGTACGCGCTCGCGCAGCCCTGGTCGGCGGTGCTCGGGCAGGTCTCCGTGTCCGCGGGCTGGGCCGTACTGGTCGCGGGGCTGCTGAACTGGGCGATGCGTCACACGCCCTGGCGCACCGACATCGGCTCGAGCCTGTACATGGTTACCGCAAACGTCGGAGCGGCGGTCGGCCCGCTCATCGGCGCCGTCATCGTCTCGACGTTCGGCATCCGCTGGCTGCCGATCGTGTCGCTTGCCTTCTCCGGGGCCGCGCTGGTCGCGCTCGCCACGGTCGACGCCCAGGTGGTCGCGCGCCTCGCGGTGCCGCGCCAGGTGCGCATGGCGCTCGAGAGGCAGCAGGAGCTGCGGGACAAGCGCCGCGAGTGGCGCCGCCGCACCGAGGCGCCCACGCATCGTCCCGTCGCCGCGCAGTGGGCGGTCGGCCAGCACGCCGCCGAGCAGCCCGGGGCGGAGCGCCGCTCCAAGATGGCGTCCGCCTGGAACCGCCCGCTCGTCGGGGCCCGCCTCGCACGACCCACCCCGCATTGGCCGTCCGCGCGCACGGCGCGCGTCGGCAGGCGGTCCACGGTCGAGCAGAAGCGCGCGCTCGCGCAGGCCGCGGCGCTCTCCGCCCAGCAGGAGGCCATCGCGGCGGAGGCGGTGCGCCTGGCCGCGGAGGAGCACGTCGCCGCGTCCGACGCGGTGCTCGCCGAGCACGCGCCCGCCCCCGGGGACCACGATTCGCAGGCCGACGCGGTGCAGGCGCCGGAGATGACTCCCGGAGAGGCGAAGGCCGAGTCCTACGCCGAGTCCTATGCCGAGGAGCAGATCGCGGCCCTCCAGGCCCTGGACCCCTACCGCAGCGAGGACTGACGCGGCCTACTCTCGTCCCATGAGCTCTCGGGGCGGGCGCGGCGTGGGACTCGCGGACGCGCTGTCGTTCGCGCGTGTCCCGCTCGGAGTCGCGCTCGCCGCCGCGGCGATCGCCGCACCGCAGGCCCAGACGATGCTGGTCACCCTCTTCGCGCTCGGCGTCGCCACGGACGCCCTGGACGGCTGGTGGGCGCGCCGCTCCGGGACGGCCTCGGACCGCGGCGCGAGGCTCGACAGCCTCGCCGACGCGGTCTTCACGGTCGCGACGGTCGTCGCGCTGCTCGTCGCCGTGTCATGGCCGATCGCACCCTGGGTCTGGTGGGCGGTCGTCGCGGTCACGGCCGCCAGGCTCGCGGTCGTCGCCGCGACCTGGACCCGCTTCCGCGTCGTCTCGATCATCCACACGCGCCTCAACAGGGCGACGGGCGTCGCGGTCGCGATCGCCGCGGGCGCGGCCCTCGCCACGGGGACGATGCCGGTGTGGGCGCTCGTGGTCGCGGGCCTCGTGTCGGTGGCGGCCTCGACCGAGGAGCTCGGGATCGTGCGCACAGCCGAGACGTACGACCGCGACACGCGGTCGTGGCGGGACCTGCGCGCGCCTCACGTCTCCGAGGATTCGGCGTAGCGTCGAGGCATGTCACAGCTGCAGCGCATCGCCGACGACCTCTACGACCACGCTACGTCGAGCAACCCCACAGGGCTGCTGTGGGACGGCAAGCTCGACCACCTGAGCGAGTGGACCGACGTCTCGCCTGAGGCCCGTGCGGAGAGTTCCCGGCGCTACGACGAGATCGCGAGCGCCGCCGAGGCACTCGAGATCGACGACGATCCGGCGCAGCGCGCGCTGCGCGACGTGGTGGCCACCACCGCACGCAGCAACGCCCTCCTCGCGATCTGGGAGCCCGAGCTGCTGTCCGTCACTCCGCGCATGGGGGTGCTCGAGGACATCATGTCCTTCGCCACGATGTTCCCGCTGGCGACCGCCGCGCACGGCGAGGACTATCTCACCAAGCTCACGCGCATGCCCGCGATGCTCGACCAGCTCATGGACGTCGCCGAGGCCGCCGCGGACGAGGGCCGCGTCGCGCTGCGCAGCCACCTGATCGGCACGGCGGAGACCGCGGAGACCTACCTCGCCACTCAGGCGGGTCCCGCGGAGCGGCTGTGCGGCCAGGCCCCGCCCACCGAGCTCGACGCGGCGCAGGCCGATGCCTGGCGCGAGCGCCTCGTGGCGATCGTGCGCGACGAGGTGCGCCCCGGCCTCGCCGCCTACGCCGCACGCCTCCGGGCGCTCGCGGAGCGCGGCCGCCCCGACGACAGGCCCGGCCTGTGCCACCTCGACGGAGGGCTCGACGTCTACCGCAAGCAGATCTGGGGGACCCTGCTCCTGGACCGCACTCCCGACGAGTTGCACGCGCTCGGCCTCGCGCAGGTCGCGCGGCTCGAGCAGGAGTACCGCGAGCTCGCGGGGCCTCTCGTGGGCACGGACGACGTCGCCGAGATCTACGCGCGGCTGCGCGACGACCCGTCGCTGCGCTACTCGTCCGCGGAGACGCTGATCGCCGATGCGACCGAGGCGCTCGCGCGCGCGGACGCGGCCTCGCACGAGTGGTTCCACACGCTGCCGCAGTCTCGCTGCACCGCGAACGCCACCGACTTCGGCGCGATGGGCTACTACTCCGCCCCGGACCCCGAGACCGGCAAGCAGCCGGCGTTCTACGTCAAGACCTCTGACCCGTCGGCATGGTCGACGTACGAGCTCGAGGGGCTGACGTTCCACGAGGCCGTACCCGGCCACCATCTCCAGGTCGCGCTCGCGGCAGAGGACGAGTCGCTGCACCGTGTGCAGCGGGAGTTCTTCAACACCGCGTACGTCGAGGGCTGGGCGCTGTACGCCGAGCGCCTCGCGGACGAGATGGGGCTGTACTCCACGCCTATGTCACGCGTCGGGATGCTGCTCAACGACTCGATGCGCGCGTGCCGGCTCGTCGTCGACACCGGGCTGCACGCGTTCGGCTGGACCCGCGAGCAGGCGATCCAGTACATGGTGGATCACTCGCCGATCGACCGCGCGCACGTCGAGCAGGAGGTGGATCGCTACATCGCGCTGCCCGGGCAGGCGCTCGCCTACATGGTCGGGCGGCTCGAGATCCAGGCGATCCGCGCGGAGGCGGAGAAGGCCGCGGACTTCGACATCCGTGACTTCCACGACCGGGTGCTGCGCTACGGCGCGGTGCCGCTCACGACCCTGCGGACGCAGGTGCTCGAGGGCTGAGCCGAGCAAGAGGTACCCCGCTCGCGGGTGATCGACGCGAGGACTCGGCCAGCCTGAGGGCCGAGCCGAGCCGGAGGAGCCTCCTAGGCGTGCGCGTCGGCGGTCTCCGGCTGCTCCGCTGCCTCGTCCTCGTGGTGCTCGCCCGCGACGTACGGGAAGGCCGACACGTTGAGCAGGGTCGGCTTGGTGCCGGGGCGGTACTCGGCGGCCTTCGCGAAGCGCTCGATGAGCTCGTTGACGAGCGCCTGCACCTCGCCACGCTCCTCGTCGTCGAAGTAGCCGATGTTGCGGCTGATGCGGGTGAAGTCACCCACCCAGTCGAAGCCCTCGCTCGAGATGTACCGCGAGGCGTCGGCCGCAAGCATGCGGTTGAGGCCCTCGATGCCGGCGACGAACTCGGCCGGGCCGAGCGTGCCGAGATCCTGGCGCGAGATGAGGCTCTCCTGCTCGTTGGCGCGGAAGTACCGCTCGATCGCACCGCCACGACGCTCCTCGCGCGTCACCTCGATGATGCCGCCGTCGAGCAGCTCCGCGACAGCGCGGTAGAGGGAGGCCTGGGGGACGTCATCGAGCACCTTCGCGAGCTGCTTGACGTTCATCTCGGACTGGGCGAGCACGAGCGACACGCGGATGCGGACGGGGTGCAGGAGAAGGCGAGAGCGTCGAGGATCCATATCAATCATTCTACTGTCTGGTAAACGCGAATTCGAGCCTATCGGTCACTCGATGCCGCACAGTTTGCTGAGAATACCGCTGGTCCGGGCCCGAATGTGCCAGTTTCGCCGGGTTTGTCCGCGCCCGATTGTGACATTATCAATATGGGAATATCGAACCGGGTCGACATTCCTGCAATTGATACTACCCGCCTTCTGCGGATTCGTCCGCTATCGGATCCGGCCCAGTCCCGGCACGAATTTCCCGGTCCTCGAGGCGTAGTCCGCGTAGCCGTCGTACTCCCTCAGCAGATACGACTCCTCGAGCCGTGTCTTGAACTCGAAGAAGACCGCGAGCGCCCCCACAAGCGCCCACACCACGACCTCACCGCGCGCGATCGCGACGCCCGCGCAGATCACCACGACCGCGGTGTACAGCGGGTGTCGCATCCACCGGTACAGCCCCTTGGCGATGAGCCCCGTGCCGTTCGGCGTCGGCAGCGGCGTGAGCGCGCGCCCGAGGTGGTAGCCCGACACCGCGAGCCCGACGCTTCCCACCACGACGACCGCGAGCCCTGCGAGCGGCGCGCCCGGCACATCGGGGCTCCACGATCCAGGCCAGAACCCCACACCGAGGAACAGCAGCGCCTGCACGCCGACCAGTGCCCAGTCGATGCGAGCCTGACGATCGAGCAGTTTCATGCGCCCAGGGACCAGTCGCCCCTTGCCTGCGGCGTCCGACACCTCGTCCTCCTTGCTGCTGATCCAGCCGTCCACGCGCTCCCACCAGTCGAAGAGCCACGTGGTGCGCTCCTCCGCGTCGGCGGGGATCTCTTCGGGCATCGCGGTCCAGCCCTTCATGGTGATGCGCTTGTCGATCGGCAGCTCACGCCAGACGTCCTTGATCGTCGACAGGTCCTCGAGGCCGGTGTGCGCCACGACGATCACGGCGGCGTCGGGGCTGGCCTCCATCGCCGCCATCACTCCCCCGACGTGGGGCGGCATCACGTTGGGCATCGCCTCGGCCCGGTCGGCGAGCGCGTCGTGACCGGCCGCGCGCAGCGACCGGATCCGGGACTCGCGCCGGCGCGAGGTCACGTTCGCGCCCTCGGGGAAGATCAGCACCGCGTCGTCATCGTCCATGCCCGCGGCGAGCTGCCCGACCGCCTCCGAGCCGCCCGGCGACCCCGCGCGGCGGTGGCGCCGCGGCGTCACGAACCTCGACGGGATGCGATGCAGCAGCACGTCGATCGCGGGGTCCCACTGGAGCGTGTCCTTGAGCACGATCATGGGGTCGCGCGAGTAGTGGTTGAGGAGCGCCTCGACGATCACGAACGAGTCACCTGGACCCGCGTGTCGGCTCACGACGATGACCGGCCGACCCTCGGCGGCGCCGTACAGGTCCTCGTCCTCGTGGACGATCTCGAGCCGCAGCGTCCACCGCACCTGCCAGAACAGCAGCGCGAGGAGACGGCTCGTGAGCGTGTAGTGCGCCTGCTGGAAGCCCGGCCGCTTGAGGAGCAGTCCGAAGCCAGATCCCACCCACAGCAGGAACAGGCACACGAGCGCGAAGGCCTCCCACATCAGGTAGAACACCGCCATCGCGAACACGCGCGTGAGCCGCAGCCGGCCCGGAAGCGCCCAACTCACGACACCCGCGACCACCGCGAGCAGGATCACGGTGACGGGCAGTACCGCGATCGCCACGAACACGAGCGCGGGGGCGATGACCATGCGGCGCACCCAGATCGGGGGCAGGCGGAAGCGTCCGGCGGCACTCATGCGAGCATCCTCCCGTGCCTCAGCGCTCGCCGTCGAGCGCCAGGTAGGCGGCCGATGCCTCGTAGGCGGCCGCGATGCGCGCGTGGGTGGCGTCCATGCGCCGGTACGAGCCCGGCTTGGAGTCCAGCGGGTGCGGTCCGCCGTAGGGAAGGACGTGCACGGTGACCCCGTCGGGGATCTGCGCCCGCTCGCGCGCGAAGCGGTGCCTGCGCGCGATCTCGAACGACACCTTCGCGACATCCGACGGCCTGCGAGGCGCGGTGAGCGGCTCCTCGATGCGGCCCACCTGGAGCACGTACACCTGGGTCGCGCCGCGTGCGATCGCCTCGCCCAGCGGGATCGAGTTGACGAGCCCGCCGTCCACGTAGTGCTCGCCGTTCAGGTACGTCGGCGGCAGCGCCGCGGGCACCGAGGCCGAGGCGAGCACCGCGCTGATCAGCGGCCCCGAGTCGAACCACTGCTCCGCCGCACGCTCGATGCTCGCGGCACACACCGCGAGCGGGATCTCGAGGTCCTCGAAACGGGCGTCTTCGCCGACCATCGCGGCGATCAGCTCGCGCAGCGGCTCGGGATCGTTGAGGTGGATGCGGGACGTCGCGAGCCGCTGGAGCTGGCGCGCCCACGAGTCGCCGTAGACGGCCGACGCCGCGGGCGAGCCCCACGCGTCCGTGAGTCGCTCGATGACCGCCGGCGTCGGGTCGGCCGCGAAGGCCGCGCCGTTGATCGCGCCGATCGACGTGCCGACGATCACGTCGGGGCGGATCCCCGCCTCGACGAGCGCCTGCAGCATGCCGATCTCGACCGCGCCGCGCACGCCGCCGCCTCCCAGCACGAATCCCACCGTCATGGTCTCGACTCTTCCACGCGACCCGGCCAACCGCCAGAAGACGCCCCATGCACCACGCACGGATCGCATGACGACGCGCCAGCGTGTCGCCCGCCACTGTCGGCGTGTCGCCGGGGTGTCGAATCAGAATCCGTGCGGAGCGCATGGTGAGCGAGGCGGCGGCGGGGCCAATGGCATCACCCGTCCCCCGCCGGGTCGCCTCCGAACACCAGACATGATCACGCTCCTCATCGTCGGGCTCGTGTCCGGCATCATCACCGCGGTCAGCCCCTGCGTGCTGCCGGTCCTGCCAGCCATCCTCACCAGCGCGATCCAGGACGGGGCGGCCTCGAAGCGGCGCCCGATCGTCGTGGTCGCGGGGCTCGTCACGAGCTTCGCGGTGTTCACGCTGCTCGGCGGGATCCTGCTCTCGAGCCTCGGCCTGCCCGACGATCTGCTGCGGTGGATCGGCATCGTCGTGCTCGCGATCGTCGGCCTGGGCCTCGCGGTCCCCGCCGTCGGCCACATCCTCGAGCGCCCGTTCCAGAACACGCGCATCCCCACGCTCAACCGCGACGGCAACGGCTACGTCATGGGCCTCGCACTGGGCCTGGTCTTCGTCCCGTGCGCGGGACCCATCCTCGCGGCGATCACCGTGCTCGCCGCGACCAACGGGGTCAGCTGGGGGCTCGTCGTCCTCACGCTCGCGTTCTCGGCAGGCATCGCGATCCCGCTGCTGGTCTTCGGCCTCGCGGGTCAGGCGATCGGCTCGCGCACGAAGTGGGTGCGCACCCGCCTGCAGGGGATCCGGATCGCCTCGGGCGTCGTCCTCATGCTCACCGCAGTCGTGATCGCGACGAACATCGCGGAGCCGCTCCAGCGCTCCGTGCCAGGATTCCTCGCGAGCATCCAGGAGCGCGTCGAGAACAACGACGCGGTCCAGGACGAGCTTGACGAGCTCACGGGCAGGGACGATGCGGCAGCCGCCTCGGGCGATTCGCTCACCTTCGACCAGTGCGAGGAGGACGCGACGATCCTGCAGGACTGCGGCGAGGCGCGCGGCTTCGAGGGCATCGAGGCGTGGCTCAATACCGACGACGGCGCCGAGCCGGACCTCGAGGGCAAGGTGGTCCTGGTCGACTTCTGGACCTACTCGTGCATCAACTGCCAGCGCACGTTCCCCTACCTGACCGGCTGGTACGAGAAGTACGCGGACCAGGGACTCGAGATCGTCGGAGTCCACTCCCCCGAGTTCGCGTTCGAGAAGGTCGAGTCCAACGTGGTCGACGCGACCGAG comes from the Demequina sp. NBRC 110054 genome and includes:
- a CDS encoding cytochrome c biogenesis protein DipZ, producing the protein MITLLIVGLVSGIITAVSPCVLPVLPAILTSAIQDGAASKRRPIVVVAGLVTSFAVFTLLGGILLSSLGLPDDLLRWIGIVVLAIVGLGLAVPAVGHILERPFQNTRIPTLNRDGNGYVMGLALGLVFVPCAGPILAAITVLAATNGVSWGLVVLTLAFSAGIAIPLLVFGLAGQAIGSRTKWVRTRLQGIRIASGVVLMLTAVVIATNIAEPLQRSVPGFLASIQERVENNDAVQDELDELTGRDDAAAASGDSLTFDQCEEDATILQDCGEARGFEGIEAWLNTDDGAEPDLEGKVVLVDFWTYSCINCQRTFPYLTGWYEKYADQGLEIVGVHSPEFAFEKVESNVVDATERYGIEYPVALDNDFTTWRLWDQRFWPAHYLIDTEGNVRQVHYGEGKYEATEALIQELLGASDGDFVEAAETADTSGRTQESYLGSRRIAYAENSPLPFGMATTFTGQASPELDHFAFAGTWTIAPEYALAGEDASLYLHYYAADVYLVLAGEGTVTVTDIDTGDVSEVQVDGTSDLYTLVSGDAKDGIVRLDFTEGLEAYAFTFG